Proteins from a genomic interval of Moorena sp. SIOASIH:
- a CDS encoding MFS transporter: MQIFFLIWLGQLVSLLGSNLTEFALGVWAYQTTGSITQFALISLFIHLPNIIISPIAGTFVDRWNRRWAMILSDSVAGASTLVVMALVFSGRLDIWHIYLVVAISSTFKAFQLPAYTAATTQLMPQEHLSRANGMMQASRATAKILGPTLAGVLLETIHLQGILLIDFITFIFALATLLSIQIPHLQSIHHTHQKQAHFSQLRQDLVSGWRYIAKRQGLQGLLMFFAVVYFSMGILQVLFWPLVLSFASSAELGVILSIGGCGMLIGSLVMTTWGGPKPRIYGIFSFVILQGLFLLLGGCRASVSLAALGAFGVLFAQPIIVSCNQTIWQNKVPANLQGRVFALQLAIENSLLILAHMLTGPLVDHVLEPMMATDGLLAGSIGHIIGVGPGRGMGLLLLLMGILNILASFIAYRYPPIRRVEKELPDAIHPNLGLTSSSSV, from the coding sequence ATGCAGATTTTCTTTCTGATCTGGTTGGGACAACTAGTATCCCTTCTGGGGTCTAATCTTACCGAATTTGCTCTGGGTGTTTGGGCTTACCAGACCACTGGTTCAATCACCCAATTTGCCCTAATTTCTTTATTTATTCACCTACCAAATATTATAATCTCACCCATAGCTGGTACATTCGTAGACCGGTGGAATAGACGCTGGGCAATGATTCTCAGCGACTCCGTGGCAGGGGCTAGCACACTGGTGGTTATGGCTCTGGTGTTCTCGGGCAGGTTAGACATTTGGCACATTTACCTAGTCGTGGCAATCAGTTCAACGTTTAAGGCTTTCCAGTTGCCAGCCTATACAGCAGCTACGACTCAGCTGATGCCTCAAGAACATCTTAGCCGTGCTAATGGCATGATGCAAGCCTCTAGGGCAACTGCCAAGATTCTTGGACCGACATTGGCGGGTGTGCTGCTGGAGACCATCCACTTGCAGGGAATTCTATTAATAGACTTCATCACATTCATCTTTGCCTTAGCGACATTGCTAAGCATTCAGATTCCCCATCTCCAGTCTATCCATCACACTCATCAAAAGCAAGCCCACTTCTCTCAACTGCGCCAAGATCTAGTATCAGGCTGGCGTTACATTGCCAAACGCCAAGGACTACAAGGGTTGCTGATGTTCTTTGCCGTGGTCTACTTCAGTATGGGTATTCTTCAGGTGTTGTTCTGGCCACTGGTGTTAAGTTTTGCCTCCAGTGCTGAACTTGGGGTGATTTTATCTATTGGCGGTTGTGGGATGCTGATTGGTAGCTTGGTCATGACTACCTGGGGAGGACCCAAGCCCAGGATATACGGTATTTTTAGCTTTGTAATCCTGCAAGGCTTGTTCTTACTTTTAGGTGGGTGCCGCGCTTCTGTGAGCTTGGCTGCTCTTGGGGCCTTTGGTGTCTTATTTGCTCAACCCATTATCGTTAGCTGTAATCAGACTATCTGGCAGAACAAAGTCCCAGCTAATCTGCAAGGACGGGTCTTCGCCTTACAACTGGCCATCGAAAACTCGTTATTGATCCTTGCCCACATGCTAACCGGACCGTTAGTCGATCATGTTTTAGAACCGATGATGGCTACCGATGGATTGTTAGCAGGTAGTATTGGGCATATCATTGGAGTTGGTCCAGGGCGTGGGATGGGCTTGCTGTTACTGTTGATGGGAATTCTGAACATCCTGGCAAGCTTTATCGCTTATCGATATCCACCCATACGGCGAGTGGAAAAGGAACTGCCGGATGCGATTCACCCTAACTTAGGTTTAACTAGTTCCAGTAGTGTTTGA